Proteins encoded in a region of the Coffea eugenioides isolate CCC68of chromosome 4, Ceug_1.0, whole genome shotgun sequence genome:
- the LOC113769089 gene encoding strictosidine synthase-like, protein MAAKKKEAVIPALADSVGTPVNPMRASEIFGALDTEPDPYSKFTQLNLPPGSTGPESVALDRFYQGPYVGVLDGTILKYKGPNIGCVFCLYFTKQVVFSPLFRTRELCEGTTDPNLGPICGRPFGFSFNLVTGFLCVVDVFLGLFKVGTEGGNATLIANSAGGVPFHFLNGVDVDQFTGDVYFTDAS, encoded by the exons ATGGCAGCGAAAAAAAAGGAAGCAGTCATACCTGCATTAGCAGATAGCGTTGGAACGCCAGTCAATCCAATGAGAGCCTCAGAAATATTTGGTGCATTGGATACAGAACCTG ATCCATATTCAAAGTTTACCCAACTCAATCTTCCTCCTGGATCTACAGGCCCTGAGTCGGTTGCCTTAGATCGATTTTATCAAGGACCTTATGTTGGTGTACTTGATGGCACTATTCTCAAGTACAAAGGTCCAAATATCGGTTGTGTTTTTTGCTTATACTTCACGAAACAG GTAGTTTTTTCCCCTTTGTTTAGGACCAGGGAACTATGTGAAGGTACGACAGACCCAAATTTGGGGCCTATTTGCGGAAGGCCATTTGGATTTAGCTTCAACCTTGTAACCGGATTTCTCTGCGTTGTTGATGTATTTCTTGGCCTTTTTAAAGTTGGAACTGAAGGTGGAAATGCTACACTGATTGCCAACAGTGCTGGGGGTGTGCCATTTCACTTCCTGAATGGTGTTGATGTTGATCAATTCACAGGAGATGTCTATTTTACTGATGCTAGCTAG